One window of the Kallotenue papyrolyticum genome contains the following:
- a CDS encoding DUF2085 domain-containing protein yields MIEQRLPEAGLERVARVMLRAWVWPINLLALTYAGLPWLAPLLQSWGLHGVGALIRQLYSHLCHQLAERSFFWRGYQVCYCHRCTALYTTIALAGVCCGLIRPTRGLSNRLFALLLLPMAIDGGWHLLDDLIAAPLRSPDSSVGSLNFWLRMITGALAGLGLVLWAYPRMERLMRELDSMPLRA; encoded by the coding sequence ATGATCGAACAGCGCCTGCCAGAAGCGGGACTGGAGCGCGTCGCGCGCGTGATGCTGCGTGCCTGGGTCTGGCCGATCAACTTGCTGGCGCTGACCTATGCCGGGCTGCCCTGGCTTGCGCCGCTGCTGCAGAGCTGGGGACTGCACGGCGTCGGTGCGCTGATCCGTCAGCTCTACAGCCACCTGTGCCACCAGCTCGCCGAGCGCAGCTTCTTCTGGCGCGGCTATCAAGTCTGCTACTGCCACCGCTGCACGGCGCTCTACACCACGATTGCGCTGGCGGGCGTGTGCTGCGGTCTGATCCGTCCGACGCGCGGCCTGTCCAACCGGCTGTTTGCGCTGCTGCTCTTGCCGATGGCGATCGACGGCGGCTGGCATCTGCTCGACGATCTGATCGCCGCGCCGCTGCGCTCGCCCGATAGCAGCGTCGGCTCGCTCAACTTCTGGTTGCGCATGATCACCGGTGCGCTGGCTGGGCTGGGCCTGGTGCTGTGGGCCTATCCGCGCATGGAGCGCCTGATGCGCGAGCTGGATAGCATGCCGCTGCGTGCGTGA
- a CDS encoding DUF2085 domain-containing protein, producing the protein MSQIDPTLDILELARREMAQRRRAELEAAAARQQPWLWALVGLLATLLIGLLVLPLGTLADRLRLVVHGVCAQQHYLYIGGVALPLCARNSGIYAGFLATLLYLLALGRGRAAKAPPLSITLTLLAAILVMGVDGFNSLLLDLGGYNLYAPDNRLRVITGLGMGVALGVLLPLLFNLSLRYDARREQRILGSWIELAGALLVAAVLFALLFWAPAWLYYPLALFSVAGIVSVLWLANTFVLGMLGGLEGRVLRLRQLARPATLGLLLTVGELALLAWLRMQLEHTLLH; encoded by the coding sequence ATGAGTCAGATCGATCCAACTCTTGATATTCTCGAACTGGCGCGTCGCGAGATGGCGCAGCGCCGTCGCGCGGAGCTGGAAGCCGCCGCGGCACGGCAGCAGCCCTGGCTGTGGGCGCTGGTCGGGCTGCTGGCGACGCTGCTGATCGGCCTGCTGGTGCTGCCGCTGGGCACGCTGGCCGACCGGCTGCGGCTGGTGGTGCACGGTGTGTGCGCGCAGCAGCACTACCTGTACATCGGCGGCGTGGCGCTGCCGCTGTGCGCGCGCAACTCCGGCATCTACGCCGGCTTTCTGGCGACGCTGCTCTACCTGCTGGCGCTGGGCCGCGGCCGCGCCGCCAAAGCACCGCCGCTGTCGATCACCCTGACGCTGCTGGCGGCGATCCTGGTGATGGGGGTGGACGGCTTCAACTCGCTGCTGCTGGACCTAGGCGGCTACAACCTCTATGCGCCCGACAATCGCCTGCGCGTGATCACCGGGCTGGGCATGGGCGTGGCGCTGGGCGTGCTGTTGCCGCTGCTCTTCAACCTCAGCCTGCGCTACGACGCCAGGCGCGAGCAGCGCATCCTGGGCTCCTGGATCGAGCTGGCCGGCGCGCTGCTAGTGGCCGCCGTGCTGTTCGCGCTGCTCTTCTGGGCGCCGGCCTGGCTGTACTATCCGCTGGCGCTGTTCAGCGTGGCCGGCATCGTGAGCGTGCTGTGGCTGGCCAATACGTTTGTGCTGGGCATGCTCGGCGGGCTGGAGGGCCGTGTGCTGCGCCTGCGGCAACTGGCACGGCCCGCGACGCTGGGGCTGCTGCTGACGGTGGGCGAACTCGCGCTGCTGGCCTGGCTGCGCATGCAGCTTGAGCATACGCTCTTACACTAA
- the serA gene encoding phosphoglycerate dehydrogenase — protein MARILVTEKIGAEGLAALQAEHNVDVRLDLTPELLCEILPEYDALVVRSQTKVTAEVLSRGTRLKVVGRAGTGVDNIDVDAATRAGILVVNAPASNSVAVAELTIGMLLALARQIPQAHLSMREGKWDRNRFMGWEVRGKTLGLIGFGRIGAEVARRARAMEMTVLAYDPFISQERAQQLGVQAVPLDTLLREADVVSLHTPLIEATRNLLNAERLAQMKRGAYLINAARGGIIDEAALYAALESGQIAGAALDVWAQEPPRDNPLVSHPRVIALPHLGASTSEAQALTAADVAEGVLDALAGRTPRYAVNAPFVAPEAWQVVAPYVQLGRILARLASQLVRDPARAYELVYSGELATQPTEPIRLATLAGLLEGTSEERVTPVNAGLLARERGLTISERKQPEAGRYAALLELRVTTSSGETHTFGGTAVQDEPHIVQVDGYWLDLVPSQSMLFTFHQDRPGLIGHVGTILGAADINISSMHVGRLAPRGQAMMVLTVDEPVPPDVIAKIEAETKIERAFAVQL, from the coding sequence ATGGCTCGTATTCTTGTCACCGAAAAGATCGGCGCCGAGGGCCTGGCCGCCCTGCAGGCTGAACATAACGTCGATGTGCGTCTGGATCTGACGCCCGAGCTGCTGTGCGAAATCCTGCCCGAATACGACGCGCTGGTGGTGCGCTCGCAAACGAAGGTGACCGCCGAGGTGCTGAGCCGCGGTACGCGGCTCAAGGTGGTGGGCCGCGCCGGCACGGGCGTGGACAACATCGATGTGGATGCCGCCACCCGCGCGGGCATTCTGGTGGTCAACGCGCCCGCCTCCAACAGCGTGGCCGTAGCCGAATTGACGATCGGCATGCTCTTGGCCCTGGCGCGTCAGATCCCGCAGGCGCACCTCTCGATGCGCGAAGGCAAGTGGGATCGCAACCGCTTCATGGGCTGGGAAGTGCGCGGCAAAACCCTGGGCCTGATCGGTTTTGGGCGCATCGGCGCTGAAGTGGCGCGCCGCGCGCGCGCCATGGAGATGACCGTGCTGGCCTACGATCCCTTTATCTCGCAGGAGCGCGCCCAACAGCTCGGCGTGCAGGCCGTGCCGCTCGACACGCTGCTGCGCGAAGCGGACGTGGTCTCGCTCCATACGCCGCTGATCGAGGCCACGCGCAACCTGCTCAACGCCGAACGCCTGGCGCAGATGAAGCGCGGTGCCTACCTCATCAACGCTGCGCGCGGCGGGATCATCGACGAGGCTGCGCTCTACGCCGCGCTGGAAAGCGGCCAGATCGCGGGCGCGGCGCTGGACGTCTGGGCCCAGGAGCCGCCGCGCGACAACCCACTGGTCAGCCACCCGCGCGTGATCGCCCTGCCGCACCTGGGCGCATCTACCAGCGAAGCGCAGGCGCTCACCGCCGCCGACGTGGCCGAGGGCGTGCTCGACGCGCTGGCGGGACGCACCCCGCGCTACGCCGTCAACGCGCCGTTTGTCGCCCCGGAAGCCTGGCAGGTGGTCGCGCCCTACGTTCAGCTTGGCCGCATCCTGGCACGGCTCGCCTCGCAACTGGTGCGCGACCCGGCGCGCGCCTATGAGCTGGTCTATAGCGGCGAGCTGGCCACGCAGCCCACCGAGCCGATCCGCCTGGCGACGCTGGCCGGCCTGCTGGAGGGCACCAGCGAAGAGCGCGTCACGCCGGTCAACGCCGGCCTGCTGGCCCGTGAGCGCGGCCTGACCATCAGCGAGCGCAAGCAGCCCGAGGCCGGGCGCTACGCCGCGCTGCTCGAACTGCGCGTCACCACCAGCAGCGGCGAGACGCATACCTTCGGCGGCACCGCCGTGCAGGATGAGCCGCACATCGTGCAGGTGGACGGCTACTGGCTCGACCTGGTGCCCTCGCAGTCGATGCTCTTCACCTTCCACCAGGACCGTCCCGGCCTGATCGGCCACGTCGGCACGATCCTCGGCGCGGCAGACATCAACATCTCATCCATGCACGTGGGTCGCCTCGCGCCGCGCGGCCAGGCCATGATGGTGCTGACCGTGGACGAGCCCGTGCCGCCCGACGTGATCGCCAAGATCGAGGCCGAAACCAAAATCGAGCGCGCCTTTGCGGTGCAGCTCTAG
- a CDS encoding pyridoxal-phosphate-dependent aminotransferase family protein produces the protein MPPLNLRIPGPTPLPNEVREALSRPMINHRGAEFKAILRDVTAKVQHFYGTQNEVLFYTASGTGGLEAAVVNTLSPGDTMIGVEIGVFGKRANTIAERYGVRVIPYRVPWGQAADPDELRALLRRHPETKAVWLTHNETSTGVTNPMPELVAAIKAESEALILVDSVSGMAALPLPVDELGLDVVVSGSQKAWMIPPGLATLSVSERAWAANQRCTAPRFYWDFAAMRKAAREGSTAFTPAISLFYALQVALDLMLQEGKEAIYERHRRAGAWMREQVQALGLRLFADPRHASDVVTAVLPPEGVDPDELRAQLRERYNIVLAGGQGELKGKIFRIGHLGLFTQDELQAVIDGLREVIAARVSA, from the coding sequence ATGCCGCCGCTGAACCTACGCATACCCGGTCCAACCCCGCTGCCCAACGAAGTGCGCGAGGCTCTTTCCCGCCCGATGATCAACCACCGCGGCGCTGAATTCAAGGCGATCCTCCGCGACGTTACCGCCAAAGTGCAGCACTTCTACGGCACGCAAAACGAAGTGCTGTTCTACACGGCCTCGGGGACGGGTGGCCTTGAAGCAGCGGTGGTCAACACACTCTCGCCCGGCGACACGATGATCGGCGTCGAGATCGGCGTCTTCGGCAAGCGCGCCAACACCATCGCCGAGCGCTACGGCGTGCGCGTGATCCCCTACCGCGTGCCCTGGGGCCAGGCCGCCGATCCCGACGAGCTGCGCGCGCTGCTGCGCCGCCATCCCGAAACCAAAGCGGTCTGGCTGACGCACAACGAGACCTCCACCGGCGTGACCAACCCCATGCCGGAGCTGGTCGCCGCGATCAAGGCCGAAAGCGAAGCGCTGATCCTGGTCGACTCGGTCAGCGGCATGGCGGCGCTGCCCCTACCGGTGGACGAGCTAGGCCTGGACGTCGTCGTCTCCGGCTCGCAAAAGGCCTGGATGATCCCGCCCGGTCTGGCCACGCTCAGCGTCAGCGAGCGCGCCTGGGCCGCCAACCAGCGCTGCACCGCGCCGCGCTTCTATTGGGATTTTGCCGCCATGCGCAAGGCCGCCCGCGAAGGCTCCACCGCCTTCACGCCGGCGATCTCGCTGTTCTATGCCCTGCAGGTCGCCCTCGACCTGATGCTGCAGGAGGGCAAGGAGGCGATCTACGAGCGCCATCGCCGCGCGGGCGCCTGGATGCGTGAGCAGGTCCAGGCCCTGGGGCTGCGCCTCTTTGCCGATCCGCGTCATGCCTCGGATGTCGTGACCGCGGTGCTGCCGCCGGAGGGGGTCGATCCCGACGAGCTGCGCGCGCAGTTGCGCGAACGCTACAACATCGTGCTGGCCGGCGGCCAGGGCGAGCTCAAAGGCAAGATCTTCCGCATCGGCCATCTGGGACTGTTTACGCAGGACGAGTTGCAGGCCGTGATCGATGGCCTGCGCGAGGTGATCGCCGCGCGCGTCAGCGCCTAG
- a CDS encoding nuclear transport factor 2 family protein codes for METQQVREHTQRFIDALHALEASSAEEREQQVAQMAALFSAEAELVNAALKLAGETRRGPEGARRFWSEYRRTFGTARSEFFQITINAQAAGLFWTTRGTGNDGQPLEYDGASLLVFDEAGQIRLFRGYYDTREAGRAVGVEHQPHRQAQR; via the coding sequence ATGGAGACACAGCAGGTTCGCGAGCACACCCAACGCTTCATCGACGCGCTGCACGCGCTGGAGGCAAGTTCCGCCGAGGAGCGCGAGCAGCAGGTGGCGCAGATGGCGGCGCTGTTCAGCGCCGAGGCCGAGCTGGTCAACGCCGCGCTCAAGCTGGCGGGCGAGACGCGCCGCGGGCCGGAGGGTGCGCGCCGCTTTTGGAGCGAGTATCGGCGCACCTTTGGCACGGCGCGCTCGGAGTTCTTCCAGATCACAATCAACGCGCAGGCCGCCGGGCTGTTCTGGACCACGCGCGGCACGGGTAACGACGGCCAGCCGCTGGAGTACGACGGCGCCAGCCTGTTGGTCTTCGACGAGGCGGGGCAGATCCGCCTCTTCCGCGGCTACTACGATACGCGCGAAGCCGGCCGCGCGGTGGGCGTGGAGCACCAGCCCCACCGCCAGGCGCAGCGCTAG
- a CDS encoding LacI family DNA-binding transcriptional regulator has translation MPNRRRQKVTIKDIARRCNVSTQTVSRVLNKRPDVAPETRAAVEQVIAELGYQPSALARSLVQRRSRMLGVITAGLRYIGVSQTLNGITEQCEASGYALLLKELPRFDVPDIVPIIEALIAHHVDGIIFAAPEIGTNVATVQAQLPAVCPPIVFLKSRPHAHYLTISIDNYGGARQAVEYLLALGRRRIGLISGPLDWLEARERWQGWADALTAAGLAVESAHWTMGNWSSASGAAAFAALIEQYPDMDALFASNDQMALGALHYAAAHHIRVPDELAVIGFDDLAEAAYFVPALTTVRHPLRELGMTAVRCLLEQIEAGETALPTRHVVLQTELVIRESTPRAPEVQPPARAAMAAVSAPNGATTD, from the coding sequence ATGCCCAATCGGCGCCGACAGAAGGTAACTATCAAAGATATCGCCAGGCGCTGCAACGTATCCACGCAGACCGTTTCGCGGGTGCTGAACAAGCGCCCGGATGTTGCGCCCGAGACGCGTGCGGCGGTGGAACAGGTGATTGCCGAGCTGGGCTACCAGCCCAGCGCCTTGGCGCGCAGCTTGGTCCAGCGGCGCAGTCGCATGCTGGGCGTGATCACCGCCGGGCTACGCTACATCGGCGTGTCGCAAACGCTCAACGGCATCACCGAGCAGTGCGAGGCCTCCGGCTATGCCCTGTTGCTCAAGGAACTGCCGCGCTTTGACGTGCCCGATATTGTGCCGATCATCGAAGCCCTGATCGCGCATCACGTCGATGGCATCATCTTCGCCGCGCCGGAGATCGGCACCAACGTCGCCACGGTACAGGCGCAACTGCCGGCGGTCTGTCCGCCGATCGTGTTTTTGAAGAGCCGGCCCCATGCGCACTACCTGACGATTAGCATCGACAACTACGGTGGCGCGCGCCAGGCGGTGGAGTATCTGCTGGCCCTTGGCCGGCGCAGGATCGGCCTGATCAGCGGGCCGCTAGACTGGTTGGAGGCCCGCGAGCGCTGGCAGGGCTGGGCCGATGCGCTGACGGCTGCCGGGCTGGCGGTTGAGTCGGCGCACTGGACGATGGGCAACTGGTCGTCGGCCAGCGGCGCGGCAGCCTTTGCCGCCCTGATCGAGCAGTACCCCGACATGGATGCGCTCTTCGCCAGCAACGATCAGATGGCCCTCGGCGCGCTGCACTACGCCGCAGCCCACCACATCCGCGTGCCGGACGAGCTGGCGGTCATCGGGTTCGACGATCTCGCGGAAGCAGCCTACTTCGTGCCGGCGCTGACCACCGTGCGCCATCCCCTGCGCGAATTGGGCATGACCGCCGTGCGCTGCCTGCTAGAGCAGATCGAAGCGGGCGAGACCGCGCTGCCGACCAGGCATGTGGTGCTCCAGACCGAGCTGGTGATTCGCGAGAGTACGCCGCGCGCGCCGGAGGTGCAGCCGCCGGCACGCGCGGCCATGGCCGCGGTGTCTGCCCCCAACGGCGCGACCACCGACTAG
- the araA gene encoding L-arabinose isomerase — protein sequence MIDLQQYEVWFVTGSQHLYGPETLQQVAEHARIIAAALHDAPALPVQVVYKPVLTTPDEIYRLALEANHSRTCVGLIVWMHTFSPAKMWIAGLRALHKPFVHLHTQFNRDIPWAEIDMDFMNLNQSAHGDREFGFIASRMRLERKVVVGHWQDEAVQARLGVWTRAACAWHDAQGARLARFGDNMRDVAVTEGDKVNAQIRLGYSVNGYGVGDLVRYVREVGDDEVERLLQEYADQYTIAPELRPGGARRQSLREGARIELGLRHFLQDGNFKGFTTTFEDLHGLAQLPGLGPQRLMAEGYGFAAEGDWKTAALVRAMKVMSAGLSGGTSFMEDYTYHLHPDGMQVLGAHMLEICPSIAATQPSLEIHPLAIGGKDDPVRLVFDAKSGPAVNASIVEMGNRLRMVVNTVVAVPPQAPLPKLPVARALWQPQPDLITAATAWIYAGGAHHTGFSLDLTAEHLRDFAEMAGMEFLLIDHTTSIAAFKNELRWNDLYYHLARGI from the coding sequence ATGATCGATCTGCAACAGTATGAAGTGTGGTTTGTGACCGGCAGTCAGCACCTGTACGGTCCCGAAACGCTGCAACAGGTGGCCGAGCATGCGCGCATCATCGCTGCCGCGCTGCACGACGCGCCCGCTCTGCCGGTTCAGGTTGTCTACAAGCCGGTGCTGACCACGCCGGACGAGATCTATCGGCTGGCGCTGGAGGCCAACCACAGCCGGACGTGCGTCGGCCTGATCGTCTGGATGCACACCTTCTCGCCGGCCAAGATGTGGATCGCCGGCTTGCGCGCGCTGCACAAGCCCTTTGTCCACCTACACACGCAGTTCAATCGCGACATCCCCTGGGCCGAGATCGACATGGACTTCATGAACCTCAACCAGTCGGCGCATGGCGATCGCGAGTTTGGCTTCATTGCCAGCCGGATGCGCCTGGAGCGCAAGGTCGTGGTCGGCCACTGGCAGGATGAAGCAGTGCAGGCCAGGCTGGGCGTCTGGACGCGCGCCGCTTGCGCCTGGCACGATGCCCAGGGCGCGCGTTTGGCGCGCTTCGGCGACAACATGCGCGACGTAGCTGTGACCGAGGGCGACAAGGTCAATGCTCAGATTCGCCTGGGCTACAGCGTCAACGGCTATGGCGTCGGCGACCTGGTGCGCTACGTGCGCGAGGTCGGCGATGACGAGGTGGAGCGCCTGCTGCAGGAGTACGCCGATCAGTACACTATCGCGCCAGAGCTGCGTCCGGGCGGCGCGCGGCGCCAGTCCTTGCGCGAGGGCGCGCGCATCGAGCTGGGTCTGCGCCACTTCCTCCAGGATGGCAACTTCAAGGGTTTTACGACCACCTTCGAGGATCTGCACGGGCTGGCGCAGCTGCCGGGCCTGGGCCCGCAGCGCCTGATGGCCGAGGGCTACGGCTTTGCCGCCGAAGGCGACTGGAAGACCGCCGCGCTGGTGCGGGCCATGAAGGTCATGAGCGCCGGCCTGTCGGGCGGCACCTCGTTCATGGAAGACTACACCTACCATCTGCATCCCGATGGGATGCAGGTGCTGGGCGCGCACATGCTCGAGATCTGCCCCTCGATCGCTGCCACGCAGCCCTCGCTGGAGATTCATCCCCTGGCTATCGGCGGCAAGGACGATCCGGTACGCCTGGTCTTTGACGCCAAGAGCGGTCCCGCCGTCAACGCCTCCATTGTCGAGATGGGCAATCGCCTGCGCATGGTGGTCAACACGGTCGTGGCTGTGCCGCCGCAGGCGCCGCTGCCCAAGCTACCGGTCGCCCGCGCACTCTGGCAGCCCCAGCCGGATCTGATCACCGCTGCCACGGCCTGGATCTATGCCGGCGGCGCGCACCACACTGGCTTCAGCCTCGATCTCACCGCCGAGCATCTGCGCGATTTCGCAGAGATGGCCGGCATGGAGTTCCTGCTGATCGATCACACCACCTCCATCGCCGCGTTCAAAAACGAGCTGCGCTGGAACGATCTGTACTACCACCTGGCGCGGGGCATCTAG
- a CDS encoding L-ribulose-5-phosphate 4-epimerase, giving the protein MLEQLKAQLCALHQALPRYGLVTWTSGNISARDPASGLVVIKPSGVLYEELQPDDHVVVDLQGRVVEGRLKPSSDTASHLYIYRHRPDVNGIVHTHSPYATAFAALGRPIPVYLTAIADEFGGPIPCAGFALIGGEEIGRQVVEHIGRSPAVLLKNHGVFTVGPTAQAAVKAAVMTEDVARTVWYALQLGTPDEIPTELVARLHERYTNVYGQ; this is encoded by the coding sequence ATGTTGGAACAACTCAAAGCGCAGCTCTGCGCCCTGCATCAGGCGCTGCCCAGGTATGGGCTGGTCACCTGGACCAGCGGCAACATCAGTGCGCGCGATCCCGCCAGCGGCCTGGTGGTGATCAAGCCGAGCGGCGTGCTCTACGAGGAGCTGCAGCCCGACGATCACGTCGTTGTCGATCTGCAGGGCCGTGTCGTTGAGGGCCGGCTCAAGCCCTCATCGGATACCGCCAGCCACCTCTACATCTACCGCCACCGCCCCGACGTCAACGGCATCGTCCATACCCACTCGCCCTATGCCACCGCCTTTGCCGCGCTGGGACGACCCATTCCGGTGTACCTAACCGCCATTGCCGATGAGTTCGGTGGCCCGATCCCCTGCGCTGGCTTTGCGCTAATCGGCGGTGAGGAGATTGGCCGGCAGGTGGTGGAGCATATCGGCCGCTCGCCGGCGGTGCTGCTCAAAAATCATGGCGTCTTCACCGTCGGCCCGACGGCGCAGGCAGCGGTCAAAGCCGCGGTGATGACCGAAGACGTGGCGCGGACCGTCTGGTACGCCCTGCAGCTCGGCACGCCCGACGAGATCCCCACCGAGCTGGTGGCCCGCCTGCACGAGCGCTACACCAACGTGTATGGCCAGTAA